One genomic window of Fusarium fujikuroi IMI 58289 draft genome, chromosome FFUJ_chr01 includes the following:
- a CDS encoding probable 40S ribosomal protein S5, with product MADRGASRGGGFGSRGGDRGRGRGRGRGRGRGKNEEKEWQPVTKLGRLVKAGKINSMEEIYLHSLPIKEYQIVDNFLPKLKDEVMKIKPVQKQTRAGQRTRFKAIVIIGDSEGHVGLGIKTSKEVATAIRAAIIIAKLSVIPVRRGYWGTNLGQPHSLPCKESGKCGSVTVRLIPAPRGTGLVASPAVKRFLQLAGVEDAYTSSAGSTKTLENTLKATFVAVSNTYGFLTPNLWKETKLIKSPLDEYADTLREGKRY from the exons GGCCGTGGTCGTGGTCGCGGCAAGAACGAGGAGAAGGAGTGGCAGCCCGTCACCAAGCTCGGTCGATTGGTCAAGGCCGGCAAGATCAACAGCATGGAGGAGATCTACCTTCACTCTCTGCCCATCAAGGAGTACCAGATTGTCGACAACTTCCtgcccaagctcaaggatgaggTCATGAAG ATCAAGCCCGTCCAGAAGCAGACCCGTGCCGGTCAGCGAACCCGATTCAAGGCCATTGTCATCATTGGTGACTCCGAGGGCCACGTCGGTCTCGGTATCAAGACCTCCAAGGAGGTTGCTACCGCCATCCGTGCCGCTATCATCATTGCCAAGCTCAGCGTCATCCCCGTGCGACGAGGTTACTGGGGTACCAACCTTGGTCAGCCTCACTCCCTGCCCTGCAAGGAGTCTGGCAAGTGCGGTTCCGTCACCGTCCGT CTCATCCCCGCTCCCCGTGGTACTGGCCTCGTTGCCTCTCCCGCCGTCAAGCGATTCCTCCAGCTCGCCGGTGTCGAGGACGCCTACACCTCCTCCGCCGGTTCCACAAAGACCCTCGAGAACACCCTCAAGGCTACCTTTGTGGCCGTCTCCAACACCTACGGCTTCCTTACTCCCAACCTCTGGaaggagaccaagctcatcaagagccCCCTGGACGAGTATGCCGACACACTGCGGGAGGGTAAGCGATACTAG